The proteins below come from a single Drosophila kikkawai strain 14028-0561.14 chromosome 3R, DkikHiC1v2, whole genome shotgun sequence genomic window:
- the LOC108080986 gene encoding tetratricopeptide repeat protein 12, translating to MNSDEGFLTQRSVVMDVMKQLDDMLNVNKMDTKGKEEKKPEVDPSIGVTETSFVVSARDIRKKSSRPFKKMTKTSNMNQITFMRQIDVTQQDREEARADRERVAESFRRFGNEEFRRTNYEKAIYYYSKGIQYVVDSPVLYCNRALAKIKKRDFKLAIMDLDYVLLTLDPHHLKAWLYKAGALARLNNEVESQYAISIASQFNRTPKDQKYIANFLEKLRSEF from the exons atgaaCTCTGACGAGGGCTTCCTGACACAGCGATCTGTAGTCATGGATGTAATGAAACAGCTGGATGACATGCTGAATGTCAATAAAATGGA CACCAAGGGCAAAGAGGAAAAGAAACCCGAGGTGGACCCATCAATAGGCGTTACAGAAACCAGTTTTGTGGTTTCTGCCAGGGACATACGCAAGAAATCCTCGCGGCCCTTCAAGAAGATGACCAAGACCTCCAACATGAACCAGATAACCTTTATGCGCCAGATTGACGTCACTCAGCAGGACCGCGAAGAGGCTCGAGCTGATCGTGAGCGTGTAGCAGAAAGTTTTCGCAG atttGGCAATGAGGAATTTCGCCGTACCAACTATGAAAAGgctatatattattattcaaaGGGTATTCAGTATGTGGTCGACTCGCCAGTACTTTATTGTAACCGAGCCTTGGCCAAAATCAA GAAGAGGGACTTCAAGTTGGCAATTATGGACCTAGACTATGTGCTCTTAACACTAGACCCGCATCACTTGAAGGCCTGGCTGTATAAAGCCGGAGCTCTGGCCCGCCTCAATAACGAAGTCGAGTCCCAGTATGCAATATCAATTGCCTCCCAATTTAACAGAACCCCAAaggatcaaaaatatatagcaaATTTCTTGGAGAAATTACGAAGCGAATTCTAA
- the LOC108080987 gene encoding tabinhibitin 6-like encodes MRPTIIFLACLVGQLLALDRSLDRRYCTSTICGSSNTACMNNGTLIYCTLKGPRLLDMTRFIVPLSNMFNSLRNDVAGGKYRSLPQAARMAKISWSNELAWFAHLDVVLCRKTTHLCHTSPYFYYIGVLTEEVFKSFDEDPESDFNIMSQVVRYWTNGIHHIERKHLLHLPDRFETEAQFRAALLLNERNTHFGCAVIYFKNNEHFIFTCAFATANIVGRPVYKWGLKPGNKCHKRDRKFKNLCASGEKYSNHRRQDSAEVMDEDF; translated from the exons ATGAGGCCAACAATTATTTTCCTGGCCTGCTTAGTAGGCCAACTTTTAGCCTTGGATCGATCATTGGACAGACGCTACTGCACATCGACAATTTGTGGATCTAGTAATACTGCCTGCATGAATAACGGG ACCCTCATATACTGCACTCTCAAGGGGCCCCGACTATTGGATATGACCAGGTTTATAGTGCCCCTCTCCAATATGTTCAACAGCCTGCGCAACGACGTGGCCGGTGGCAAATATCGGTCCCTTCCCCAGGCTGCTCGAATGGCCAAGATATCCTGGTCGAACGAGTTGGCCTGGTTCGCTCATCTCGATGTGGTTCTGTGCCGCAAGACCACCCACCTGTGTCACACTTCGCCGTACTTCTACTATATTGGCGTACTAACTGAAGAGGTCTTTAAGAGCTTTGATGAAGACCCCGAATCAGACTTCAACATCATGAGCCAGGTGGTCCGATACTGGACAAACGGTATCCACCATATCGAAAGAAAacacctcctccacctcccagaCAGATTTGAAACAGA AGCCCAGTTCAGGGCTGCCCTGTTGCTTAATGAACGCAACACGCATTTCGGCTGCGCTGTGATCTACTTCAAGAACAACGAGCACTTCATATTTACCTGTGCCTTTGCCACGGCCAATATAGTTGGAAGGCCGGTTTACAAATGGGGCCTAAAGCCAGGTAACAAGTGCCATAAGCGAGATAGAAAGTTTAAGAACTTGTGCGCTTCCGGAGAGAAATACAGCAATCATAGGAGACAAGATTCTGCGGAAGTAATGGATGAggacttttaa
- the LOC108080979 gene encoding tetratricopeptide repeat protein 12 — MSKTLEKKENVFGLNFELQPTQDVPVYQYLEANESFLKKPSMVKEVMEYLDTIENANKMDSTRTARKTAVDRKSVAQDDDFLVTLRTPTNVRSSFRRAKFKKIPMNTNQFTFMRQIEPEPEDRILARQQREIVAETFRRSGNFEYRKQRFEVAIDFYTRGLTYVKDTPVLYVNRAMCYIKLRAYKRGIMDCDHVLTYIDEKYPRAWLYRAAAYKRLNDEANYEYSVSQVKRLNNTETEFIDDFLEKMRTLL; from the exons atgtcCAAGACAttggaaaaaaaggaaaatgtttttgGCTTAAACTTCGAATTACAACCCACACAAGATGTTCCAGTTTACCAATATCTCGAAGCCAATGAGTCATTCCTAAAGAAGCCCTCGATGGTCAAAGAGGTAATGGAGTACCTGGATACCATTGAAAATGCCAATAAGATGGA TTCCACAAGGACTGCTAGGAAAACCGCTGTTGACCGCAAATCAGTGGCGCAGGACGATGACTTTCTGGTCACTCTACGAACGCCTACAAATGTCCGGTCATCGTTCAGACGagccaaatttaaaaaaatccccATGAACACGAATCAATTTACTTTCATGCGACAAATCGAACCAGAGCCAGAGGATCGCATCTTGGCCCGGCAACAAAGGGAAATTGTGGCCGAAACATTTCGTCGATCGGGAAACTTTGAGTATCGCAAACAAAGATTCGAAGTGGCAATAGACTTTTATACGAGGGGTCTGACGTACGTGAAGGATACCCCAGTTCTATATGTGAATCGTGCCATGTGCTACATCAA attgAGGGCATACAAGCGCGGTATTATGGATTGCGACCATGTCCTTACCTACATAGATGAAAAATATCCGCGTGCTTGGCTTTATCGTGCGGCGGCCTATAAGCGACTGAACGATGAAGCCAATTACGAGTATAGTGTCTCCCAAGTGAAACGATTAAACAACACGGAAACTGAGTTTATAGATGACTTTTTGGAGAAAATGCGAACGCTACTTTAG
- the LOC108080960 gene encoding mitochondrial import receptor subunit TOM40 homolog 1, producing MSSCKSCPPNRSSEMGIFFPECLERIGGHCNKKNPGNVQSLHLLAHSVMPKFYDGIELDYLHRLAPNKYITAAWVLSHIRPSGFRFGGQYTFRVVGDTMYTPTITGDIHPSSLASNLNILYYPFQALRMEAVMQKANKNTPVESQYTIEWTRQCDTWTANFYNVRSDTGRCTLSMMRSVSAHWALGGEVLLEWNDPSKLDTGLAIAARYAHYNYCLAASASRQGLDISYWQRIHPQIEMANLLAWNRSTRKTIATICYRWNFWNSTVHGMFDSDASVGFMWTKYLTNLPLQMGFSVVMSLPTDRFAFGMRFLLDPSGLRRGE from the exons ATGTCGTCATGCAAGAGCTGTCCCCCCAACAGGTCCTCAGAGATGGGCATCTTTTTCCCCGAATGTCTCGAGCGAATTGGCGGTCATTGCAACAAGAAGAATCCCGGCAATGTCCAGAGCCTGCACCTGCTGGCCCATTCGGTGATGCCCAAGTTCTACGACGGCATCGAGCTGGACTATCTGCACCGATTGGCGCCCAATAAGTACATCACGGCAGCCTGGGTTCTTAGCCATATAAGGCCATCAGGTTTTCGATTCGGTGGTCAATACACATTTCGCGTTGTTGGCGACACAATG TATACACCAACTATAACGGGTGACATACATCCCTCGTCGCTGGCTTCCAATCTAAACATCCTTTACTATCCCTTCCAAGCACTGCGCATGGAGGCCGTGATGCAGAAGGCCAACAAGAACACACCGGTGGAAAGCCAGTACACGATCGAATGGACGCGACAGTGCGACACTTGGACGGCAAACTTCTACAATGTTCGCAGCGACACAGGGCGCTGCACGTTGTCCATGATGCGATCGGTGTCCGCTCACTGGGCCCTCGGCGGGGAGGTGCTCCTTGAGTGGAATGATCCCAGCAAACTGGACACGGGCCTGGCCATTGCAGCTCG CTACGCGCACTACAACTATTGTTTGGCTGCTTCCGCATCGCGACAGGGCCTGGACATCAGCTATTGGCAACGCATCCATCCACAAATCGAGATGGCCAACCTCCTGGCCTGGAATCGTAGTACTCGCAAGACTATAGCCACCATTTGTTATCGGTGGAACTTCTGGAATTCCACAGTTCACGGAATGTTCGATTCGGATGCCTCTGTGGGCTTTATGTGGACCAAATATCTCACAAATCTGCCCCTGCAGATGGGTTTCAGTGTGGTCATGAGCCTGCCCACTGATCGATTTGCCTTCGGCATGCGTTTTCTGCTCGACCCGAGCGGCTTAAGGCGCGGAGAATAG